The Cetobacterium ceti DNA segment CTACCCAAAGACCACTTTCTTCAAGAGTAATTACAAGTGTTCCCACAGAACCTGTAAATCCAGATATAAATTCTCTTGTTTTCCAATGACTTGAAAAATATTCACTCATATGAGGATCACCACTAGGTATTATGAGTCCCTTTATATTATTTTTTACCATTAATTCTCTAATTCTAGATATTTTTTCATTTGTTGTCATAGTCTCACACCCTGTTTTGCCATATGACAACATATTATTATAGCCAAGGAAAATGCAAGTATAAACATTTTTCTAATTTCCATTTTATCTCCCCCAAAATTTCATAGTAATAGATTATACTTTTACTTTTATTCTTTTTCAATATGAAAAACAAAAAAAAAAGCCATAGACCTAGGTCTATGGCAATCTATATCTTTTTTAAGTTAATTACTTAACTACGATGTTTGTAGCTTGAGGTCCTTTAGCTCCCTCAGCGATATCGAAAGTTACTTCTTCACCTTCGTTTAATGTTTTGAATCCATCTTTTTGGATTTGAGAGAAGTGAGCGAATACGTCTTTCCCGTCCTCACCTGTAATAAATCCGAATCCTTTTTCTTGATTGAACCATTTAACTGTACCTTTCATGATTACCTCCATAAAAATTTAAAATTACTTTAATGTTTTAACATGATTCTACTAAGTAATATAAGGCAATCTCTGACAGTACTTATATTAAATATCAAATCTTTTATTCAAACATCAAACTTACAACCCAATAGTACCATACTTTATTTTTTTAGTCAAACTTTATTTATAAAAAAACATATCTTTTTGTTTAGTAATGTTATATTTTGTTTTATTGTTTTATATTGTTATAGCAATATATAATTAATTGATTTTCCTAAGTAAACTCAGGGTTTCCAAGGTTTTTATAAAATTTATACAAGTATAATTCATAATCCTTAATCTATACATTCTCTATACTTTTCTCTATACTATATCTAATCATTAGTCTATATATTACATAAACACTTAACTATATCATATTCAAACTTAAGTCTATATCATCTTTTTTTCTCACTTTCTCTATACATTTTTCTAAATTTTTATAAAATTCCTATGTAAAATTAAACTTTTATAGTAAAATTGATATAGATTAATGATTATTTTTGATTTTTTATATAAATATTATATAGAGTTATGATTATTTTTGAAGGAGATAAAACTTTATGAAAAAAATAGAGAGTTTAGATATGGAAATTATCGACACTGGAGAAACGGAAATTGTAGAGGAATATCTGGATTTCCCAGAAGAGGAATTAATTGAACAAGCCCATAAAAATTTGGTTAGAATAGATATGAATATTATTGAATATCCTATTTTTTCTAAAAATAGGAAGAGAAAAATAAATCAAGTTGTAGTTTATTACTTTAACAAAAGAAAAGATAAATATATTGAAGTTAAACCAATTTCAGGATCTACAATACCTGGAGAATTTGAAGAGAGGGTTTTTTTAGCACTGATTAAAATTATGAAACGCCGCAATTATGGAAGAGAATTTGTTGTTACAGCCAGTGAAATTTTAGATAATTTAAATTTAGAAACTCGTAGTTCTAGAGCTTTTTATCGTAATGAAATTCGAGACTCTTTAATTAAATTATCTGAGACATCATATACTTTTAAGAATTCTCTTTACTCCAATGAATTAGGTGGTCTTATAGAATCTGCTGTTATAACTAATATTATGAATATTACCATTATAACAAGAAAGACTAAAAGTCATGTAGATTTTGACCATTTTAAAGATAGAAGAATAAAGGAAATATATAAGGTATCCCTTTCAGATCATTTCTACAAAAATATTATAAAAAAAGGATATTTAGTTTATAATGCCGATTTACTTTTAGATATCAATACTTCCACTGCAAGAGGAATATATATGATGATTAATAAATGGAGATTTAATAAACTTTACTTAAGTCAACCTATTGTTACGATTCTAAAAAGAATACCTTTAAAGCATAGTAAAAGCTATATGACAAGAAGTGTAAATACTTTAATCTCTGCCTGTGAAGAATTAAAAAAGAAAAAACTTATAAAGGATTTTAACATTATAAAAAAGACAACTTGGGAAAGTGCAGAAATTGAATTTTTCTTTGAAGAATCTCACAATCAATTGAAACAAAATAATTTTTTTCAAGATAAAAATTCCTTTAAAGGTTTGGCTATTACCGATGTAGCTGAAGATTATATGGATGCTTATGCTATCAGTGATGAAGATATTGAAGAAATTATAAATCTTCTCCCTTCAAAGGCTAAAACTTTATCTACCATAAAAAAAACTATCATTGATATGTCTACTAAATATAAAACAGAGGATATAAAAAAAGCTGCCCACTATACTAAACTTAAAAAAGCCACTAAAGTTCGTAGTTATTTTATAAAAGCTCTTGAAAACTCTTGGGGAGAAGATATTGAACTTCCTAAAAAAGAAAAGAAATTAAACTTAGATTTTTCCTTAAAGCAAGAGGAAAATATATCTTTTAAACACTATGAACTTTTTATAAAGCTCTCTTTAGAAGACCAAAGTTCAATCGAAAATTTAGTTTACAAAGATTACATACAGCAATGTGGAGGATTTGAAACCTCTATACAAAAGAAAGCATTTAATTTTGGGAAAACCTCTTTAATTGATAAATTTCTTGAAAAAAACCCAGAATTTCTTATTAAAAAAGAGCCCGTAAAACCTGAAAAGATAGATGAAAAAAATAGGACAACAAATCTTACCCTTTTAAAAGAGTATGTATATGAATATATTGACACATATGCCTTTATGTTAGAAATTCCTCAAGATACTTTAAAGGGGCTTAAAATCGATATTATGCTAAAATTAACAAAAAGTTTTATGAATAAAACTCTAACTATTGAATCTATAGATGAAATTTTAAACAGTTCTTTAAAATCATACAAAAAGCCCTGATTATATCAGGGCTTTAATTTTTATAATACTTTCTTTTCCTGTTACTGCAGCTTTTACAACTGTTTCAGGACCTGTTAATATATCGCCACAGAAGAAAAATCCATTTTCCTCTGTAATTCCTTTTTCTTTTAAAACTTCCATTGGATATTGGGCCACTTGACTAAGTGCTAAAATTATATAATCACATTCTAATAGAAATTCTGAATTTTCTAAAGTTTTTAATTTCTTATTTTCATCATAATATGTTTTTTCTAAAACTATTCCATTTTCTAAGATTTTTTTAGGAGAAACATATGTTAAAAATTCAACACCGTCCTCTTTTGCTTCCCTTATTTCTAATTTAGTAGCAGGAGAATCCTCCATAGGTCTTCTATAGGCAATTATAACTTCATTCCCCTGTCTTTTAGCAGTTCTGGCCACATCCATTGCCACATTTCCTGCTCCTATTACAACAACTTTTTTGTTTTTTCCTAAATCTATATTATTTTTTAAGTAATCTATAGCATAAAGAGTATTGGGATTTTCTACTCCTTCTATATTAAGTTTTTTAGGGAACCATGTTCCTGTTGCTATTATTACTCCATTATAATCTTTTTTTAAATTCAAAATATCATTTTCATCTAAAGAACTATTTCCTTTAAAAATAATTCCTAATTCCATAACTTTTTTCTCTAGAAGGGCTATATTTTCCTTAGGTAATCTAAAATCTGGTATTCCATATCTTAGCATTCCACCTAATTTTTCATGATTATCAAAAATAGTAACTTCATAATTATTCTTTCTTAATAAGATACCTGCAGTTAGAGCTCCTGGTCCTCCTCCAACTATGGCTATTTTCTTTCCATTACTAATATTTTTTTCAAATAATGTAGTTTTCAAATATTCTTTCATTATATAATTTTCTATTTTAGGAAAATCAATTGGCTCTCCCTTAATTCCTCTTACACAACTACCCATACATTGGTTTTCAAAAGGACAAATTAAAGAGCATACCAAAGACATAGGATTGTTATTAAATAATATTTCTCCTGCTTTTTTATATTCTTCCTTTTGAAACAATTGAATAACTTCAGGGATAGATGTTCCTATAGGACATGCCTTTTTACAAGGTTCATGTTTACATTTTAAACATCTATTCCCCTCCTCTAGTAAAAATTCTATATTACTTTTCATTTTTCCTCCAACCTTAATATTTGACAAAGGCCTGTCGCCTTTCCTGTCTTATATTTCTCCTAAACGAAATATGAAATCTTTTTTGCCTAGGATAATATATTAACTGATCAAAACTAAGCCTTGATCTTCTTAATTTATTATATACATACTTTGGATTTTTTTTCGTATAAAAATCCACTGCCAAACCTTGAACATGATATGAATGACTTACCCCACCAACTTTTCTATTTACTCTTGGGGATCTATACCAACTATTCACATGAATAGGAGTTCCTAAAAATCTTCTAACCTTATCCATTCTCCAAGCACAATAATATATATTATCTGTTGCCTTAGATAAAGGTATATTACTCATATTATATCTTTTTGCTGTAGCACTATATAAAGCTTCCCTAGCTGTAAAATATCGAGATATTTTTTTATTTGACATTCTTATAGTTGCTCCACACCCTGTAAATAAACATAAAATTAGTGCAACCAATACTCCCCTGTATTTTTTCACTATTCTACTCCTAACTCAATTGGATTATTTTTATTTTTACTCCATTCCATCCACCCATTTGAATAGATACTATTATTTTTAAAACCTAAAACCTGTGAATAATATAAAGCCTCTGAAGCTCTCCATCCAGAACCACAGAAAAATACTAATTTTTTATTGGGATCAATATTCAATTTTTTCCACATAGCTAAAATTTCATTTCCATTTCTCATGGTATTATCAATATTTCTATAATCTTCAAGAGTTACAGAAGATGTTCCACCCATTCCCCATACAGAACCTTTAATTCTACCTTTTCTATGCATATAGGAATATCCCGAAACTTCTCCTATTCTTTCCTTATATGATCTTATATCCACTAAAAGTTCATGTTCTTTATTATCTTTTAAAACTTTTTTAGCTTCATTTATATTTAATATATAATTTTTATTTAAAGGAATATTGCTACCAAAAGAATCTACAGGGTTACCAATTTCAATTCCACTCTCTTCTTTATATCCTTCCCTATGCCAAGCATTATATCCTCCATTTAAAATTTTTACATCTTTAACTCCTAAATATTCAAATATAACTCCTAGTCTAAAAGCTGCCATTATATTTTCTCCATATAAAATTACGCCACTATTTTTATCTATTCCTATACTTTTAGCAAAATTTATTAAATTTTCATCACTATTTATCATCCATTCTGGTGGTGGTTCTATATTATCTGTATTAATATGAACAGCTCCAGGAATATGTCCTTTTAAATAATTAACTGCACTGTTTAATGGTCCCCAAGAAACTTCATATACCTTATATTTTTCACAACAACTATTTTCAACCTTACCCTCTATTGCTTTTTTAACCCAATATGCAGGAACTAATTTCTCATATCCAGGAAATTTCACAAGTGGTGCTTTTTCATTTTCTAAATATTTATTAAAATCATAGGTTTTTATATTTTTAACTCCTAATTTTTCTAAATAATTTCTTACAACTTCATTTTCTTTTGGATTACTATTATATAAAATTATTTCTTTTTCAGAATTTAAAATTCCCTTTTCTTTTAATCTTTCATTTAATATTTTAACGTTACTTTCTGTTAAATTTTTCTTATCTAACCATCTATAGGAAAAATCTGTTGCTCCAGGAATGTGTCCACCTCTTTCCATTCCCTCCTCTGGCCATCCGTTGTAGTAACTACTTTCCCTTGTATCTACTAAAATATAGTTATTTTTATCTATGGTTTTTCCAAACATAAATGTAGAAAGTAGTAAAAATATCAGTATTATTTTTTTCATTATTTCCTCCTGATTTAAAATTAAAAAGCAGTTAGAAGTATCTAACTGCCAAAACTATCTTGCCATTTCCTCTAATCTTCTAATTCTTTCCCCTGTACTAGGATGAGTACTAAATAAATTAGCCATTTTACTTCCTGCTAAGGGAGAAACTATAAACATATTTTCTGTGGCTGGATTGGCATCCATAGGAATTCTTCTACTCCACATTTCAAGTTTACGTAAAGCATTTGCTAAATACATTGGATTACCACTAACTCTAGCTCCAAAACTATCAGCTTTATATTCTCTACTTCTTGAAATTGCCATTTGAACCAACATTGCCCCTATTGGTGCAAAAATAGATACAAGTATTAATACAAAAGGACTAGTATCTTCATCATCCCTATTCCTACCTCCGCCAAAAATAGCCGCCCATTTAGCTATATTTGCTAAATATGTAATAGCTCCTGCTAAGGTTGCAGCCACTGTTCCAATTAAAATATCCCTATGACTAACATGACCTAACTCATGACCTATAACTCCTGCTAGTTCATCATCTGACATAATCTCTGCCAATCCTCTTGTAACAGCAACAGCTGCATGTTTTGGATTTCTTCCTGTTGCAAAGGCGTTAGGCTGCTCCTCATTTATCATATATACCCTTGGCATAGGTAAATCTGCTCTTTTAACTAAATTTTCTGTGATTTTATAGACTCGATCTTCAGGAGATAAAGGCTGTGCCCTATACATTGATAAAACCATTTTATCACTAAACCAATATGAAAAAAAGTTCATAACTCCAGCAAATATTAAAGCAATTAACATTCCATTTCTTCCACCTATTAAACTTCCTATGAACATAAGTAAAAGAGTCATAAAAAGCATAAGCAAAAATGTTTTAAATCCCTGCATAACCCCTCCATATTTTTTAGAATTTAATACTTATAAAGTATCATATTATTCTAACTTTGTAAATTGAAGTTTCTTTTCTTTTTAGGTATAATTTAGGAAAATGACTATTAAAGGAGAAACCCTATGTATATTATAAATATGAATACCTCAAGTAAATCTTATCCCATTATTATTGGAGAAAACATACTTGATAAAATAAATCCATATATAGAAAAATATGATAAAATTCTACTTCTTACAAATGATAAAGTTGGGCCTTTATATAAAAATCAGTTTCTTTCTACTTTAAAAAGAAATGATATCTTTATTTTAGAAATTAAAGATGGGGAAAAATATAAAACTCTTGAAAGTGCTAAAACTGTATATGATTTTTTAATTGAAAATGATTTCACTAGAAATTCTCTTATTATAACCTTAGGTGGTGGGGTTATCTGTGATTTAGGTGGATATGTAGCAGGGACATTTATGAGAGGAATAGACTTTATTCAGTGCCCAACATCTCTTTTAGCTCAAGTTGACGCAAGTATTGGCGGGAAAGTAGCTG contains these protein-coding regions:
- the htpX gene encoding zinc metalloprotease HtpX, translating into MQGFKTFLLMLFMTLLLMFIGSLIGGRNGMLIALIFAGVMNFFSYWFSDKMVLSMYRAQPLSPEDRVYKITENLVKRADLPMPRVYMINEEQPNAFATGRNPKHAAVAVTRGLAEIMSDDELAGVIGHELGHVSHRDILIGTVAATLAGAITYLANIAKWAAIFGGGRNRDDEDTSPFVLILVSIFAPIGAMLVQMAISRSREYKADSFGARVSGNPMYLANALRKLEMWSRRIPMDANPATENMFIVSPLAGSKMANLFSTHPSTGERIRRLEEMAR
- a CDS encoding D-Ala-D-Ala carboxypeptidase family metallohydrolase; its protein translation is MKKYRGVLVALILCLFTGCGATIRMSNKKISRYFTAREALYSATAKRYNMSNIPLSKATDNIYYCAWRMDKVRRFLGTPIHVNSWYRSPRVNRKVGGVSHSYHVQGLAVDFYTKKNPKYVYNKLRRSRLSFDQLIYYPRQKRFHISFRRNIRQERRQAFVKY
- a CDS encoding rhodanese-like domain-containing protein; amino-acid sequence: MKKIILIFLLLSTFMFGKTIDKNNYILVDTRESSYYNGWPEEGMERGGHIPGATDFSYRWLDKKNLTESNVKILNERLKEKGILNSEKEIILYNSNPKENEVVRNYLEKLGVKNIKTYDFNKYLENEKAPLVKFPGYEKLVPAYWVKKAIEGKVENSCCEKYKVYEVSWGPLNSAVNYLKGHIPGAVHINTDNIEPPPEWMINSDENLINFAKSIGIDKNSGVILYGENIMAAFRLGVIFEYLGVKDVKILNGGYNAWHREGYKEESGIEIGNPVDSFGSNIPLNKNYILNINEAKKVLKDNKEHELLVDIRSYKERIGEVSGYSYMHRKGRIKGSVWGMGGTSSVTLEDYRNIDNTMRNGNEILAMWKKLNIDPNKKLVFFCGSGWRASEALYYSQVLGFKNNSIYSNGWMEWSKNKNNPIELGVE
- a CDS encoding FAD-dependent oxidoreductase; the protein is MKSNIEFLLEEGNRCLKCKHEPCKKACPIGTSIPEVIQLFQKEEYKKAGEILFNNNPMSLVCSLICPFENQCMGSCVRGIKGEPIDFPKIENYIMKEYLKTTLFEKNISNGKKIAIVGGGPGALTAGILLRKNNYEVTIFDNHEKLGGMLRYGIPDFRLPKENIALLEKKVMELGIIFKGNSSLDENDILNLKKDYNGVIIATGTWFPKKLNIEGVENPNTLYAIDYLKNNIDLGKNKKVVVIGAGNVAMDVARTAKRQGNEVIIAYRRPMEDSPATKLEIREAKEDGVEFLTYVSPKKILENGIVLEKTYYDENKKLKTLENSEFLLECDYIILALSQVAQYPMEVLKEKGITEENGFFFCGDILTGPETVVKAAVTGKESIIKIKALI
- a CDS encoding replication initiation protein, whose protein sequence is MKKIESLDMEIIDTGETEIVEEYLDFPEEELIEQAHKNLVRIDMNIIEYPIFSKNRKRKINQVVVYYFNKRKDKYIEVKPISGSTIPGEFEERVFLALIKIMKRRNYGREFVVTASEILDNLNLETRSSRAFYRNEIRDSLIKLSETSYTFKNSLYSNELGGLIESAVITNIMNITIITRKTKSHVDFDHFKDRRIKEIYKVSLSDHFYKNIIKKGYLVYNADLLLDINTSTARGIYMMINKWRFNKLYLSQPIVTILKRIPLKHSKSYMTRSVNTLISACEELKKKKLIKDFNIIKKTTWESAEIEFFFEESHNQLKQNNFFQDKNSFKGLAITDVAEDYMDAYAISDEDIEEIINLLPSKAKTLSTIKKTIIDMSTKYKTEDIKKAAHYTKLKKATKVRSYFIKALENSWGEDIELPKKEKKLNLDFSLKQEENISFKHYELFIKLSLEDQSSIENLVYKDYIQQCGGFETSIQKKAFNFGKTSLIDKFLEKNPEFLIKKEPVKPEKIDEKNRTTNLTLLKEYVYEYIDTYAFMLEIPQDTLKGLKIDIMLKLTKSFMNKTLTIESIDEILNSSLKSYKKP
- a CDS encoding cold-shock protein — encoded protein: MKGTVKWFNQEKGFGFITGEDGKDVFAHFSQIQKDGFKTLNEGEEVTFDIAEGAKGPQATNIVVK